In one Candidatus Peribacter riflensis genomic region, the following are encoded:
- a CDS encoding carboxyl-terminal processing protease, which yields MKRTLRIGLIVLLPLITLSLGWGLGVRYAERQVADMMSQLEFLYQGKTASGTLVHDPEKEVDLALLWGVWRLLQQHYIAPEKLQTTNMLFGATAGLVRALDDPYTSFMTPRENTDFKEGLGGKLHGIGAELTMKDGQVVVVAPLKGSPAQEAGLLPEDIIIEVNGTDISNETLTNVVQRIRGPKGTSVTLTLLRADQPDAFELTIKRADITIPSVEAEVHQTASGAVGVIALNQFGDETVQEVEKALRDLQKEKEPIQGLVIDLRFNGGGYLDGAVELASLFLKQGKVVTVQRREGEPVAHYVNGRPLEAELPLAVLINAGSASASEIFAGAIQDHKRGTIVGQTSFGKGTVQEVFDLPGGSSLRVTVARWLTPGGKDLSKEGIHPDIEVDRTPEDSAADRDPQLDTAMEWLLEHGQPGTTVEPDTMEKAPLPKQAGKEIESE from the coding sequence ATGAAGCGCACACTCCGCATCGGCCTGATCGTCCTGCTGCCCCTCATCACCCTGTCGCTCGGCTGGGGATTGGGCGTGCGGTATGCCGAACGCCAGGTGGCCGACATGATGAGCCAGCTCGAATTCCTGTACCAGGGCAAGACCGCGAGCGGAACCCTGGTGCACGACCCGGAGAAGGAAGTGGATCTCGCCCTGCTGTGGGGCGTGTGGAGATTGCTGCAGCAGCACTACATCGCTCCGGAAAAGCTGCAAACAACCAACATGCTCTTCGGTGCCACTGCGGGCCTCGTGCGCGCACTCGATGATCCCTACACCTCCTTCATGACTCCGCGTGAGAATACTGATTTCAAGGAGGGTCTGGGTGGCAAGCTCCACGGCATCGGAGCCGAGCTCACCATGAAAGACGGGCAGGTGGTCGTGGTCGCACCGCTCAAGGGATCTCCGGCGCAGGAAGCAGGCCTGCTGCCCGAAGACATCATCATCGAGGTGAATGGCACCGACATCAGCAACGAAACGCTCACGAATGTCGTGCAGCGCATTCGCGGCCCCAAGGGGACCTCCGTCACCCTCACCCTCCTGCGCGCCGATCAGCCGGATGCATTTGAGCTGACCATCAAGCGCGCCGATATCACCATCCCCAGTGTGGAAGCAGAGGTGCACCAGACCGCCAGCGGTGCCGTCGGCGTCATTGCCCTCAATCAATTCGGAGATGAGACCGTGCAGGAAGTGGAGAAAGCCCTCCGGGACCTGCAGAAGGAGAAGGAACCAATTCAGGGGCTCGTCATCGACTTGCGCTTCAACGGCGGCGGCTATCTCGACGGTGCTGTGGAGCTCGCGTCACTCTTTCTCAAACAAGGAAAGGTGGTCACCGTGCAACGCCGCGAAGGTGAGCCGGTGGCTCACTACGTGAACGGCCGCCCACTCGAAGCGGAGCTGCCGCTGGCCGTCCTTATCAATGCCGGCTCTGCATCGGCCTCAGAGATCTTCGCCGGCGCGATTCAGGATCACAAGCGCGGCACGATTGTGGGTCAAACGAGCTTCGGCAAGGGCACCGTACAAGAAGTCTTCGATCTGCCCGGCGGCAGCAGCCTGCGCGTCACCGTAGCCCGCTGGCTCACCCCGGGAGGCAAAGATTTGAGCAAGGAGGGCATTCATCCGGATATCGAAGTGGATCGCACGCCCGAAGACAGCGCGGCAGACAGAGACCCGCAACTCGATACCGCCATGGAGTGGCTGCTCGAACATGGGCAACCGGGCACGACCGTGGAGCCGGATACGATGGAAAAGGCTCCGCTCCCCAAGCAGGCAGGCAAAGAGATCGAGAGTGAGTGA
- a CDS encoding Zn-dependent peptidase, whose product MYSIQRLASGLPVLTAPSDGVESATVMVFAGAGSRYERQQNRGISHFLEHMFFKGGDKYLTTKDVSAAIEGVGGDFNAFTGKEYAGYYVKAAAKHLDLSCDVLSDMLCNAKFPQEEIEKERGVIMEEERMYQDTPMYRAGWDFEQLLYGDHPLGWDTIGTEKVIQSVQTSDFLHHKEELYTPDNLVLAFAGKVDQAQALALAERYFRPIGGKKSHAFDPFTTFGSDRVYLRTKKTEQAHLVLGVPGVGALDGDHFAHKLLSIILGGNMSSRMFLNIREAKGLCYYIATEVDSYLDGGSLSTRAGIDQTRLHEAITLIIHEYDQCAASGVTAEELTRAKDYLTGRVTLSLEDTEERAHFYGKQQLLYPKVRDLPQYFAEIAKVTQEQVNALAKRLLTHKDLRLVVIGQEENKAKLEELIV is encoded by the coding sequence ATGTACTCCATTCAGCGTCTTGCCTCCGGGCTGCCTGTTCTCACCGCTCCCAGCGACGGTGTGGAATCCGCCACGGTCATGGTGTTCGCCGGAGCGGGGTCGCGCTACGAGCGGCAGCAGAATCGCGGCATCAGCCACTTTCTGGAGCACATGTTCTTCAAGGGTGGTGATAAGTATCTGACGACGAAGGATGTGAGCGCTGCGATCGAGGGGGTGGGCGGCGACTTCAATGCATTCACCGGCAAGGAGTACGCGGGGTATTACGTGAAGGCCGCGGCGAAGCACTTGGATCTTTCGTGTGATGTGCTCAGCGACATGCTCTGCAACGCCAAGTTTCCGCAGGAGGAGATCGAGAAGGAGCGTGGGGTGATCATGGAGGAGGAGCGCATGTACCAGGACACGCCCATGTACCGCGCCGGGTGGGATTTCGAGCAGCTCCTGTACGGCGATCATCCTCTTGGCTGGGATACCATCGGCACCGAGAAGGTGATCCAGTCCGTCCAGACCTCGGATTTTCTCCATCATAAAGAAGAGCTCTACACGCCCGATAATCTCGTCCTCGCTTTTGCGGGGAAAGTGGATCAGGCACAGGCGCTCGCTCTGGCAGAGCGGTATTTCCGTCCCATCGGTGGGAAGAAGAGCCATGCCTTTGACCCGTTCACGACGTTCGGATCGGACCGTGTGTACCTGCGCACCAAGAAAACGGAGCAGGCGCATCTGGTGCTGGGCGTTCCCGGTGTCGGTGCCTTGGACGGCGATCATTTTGCGCACAAGCTGCTCTCGATCATCCTGGGTGGAAACATGAGTTCGCGCATGTTCCTGAATATCCGTGAGGCCAAGGGGCTCTGCTACTACATTGCCACGGAGGTGGACAGCTATCTCGACGGAGGTTCCCTCTCCACGCGCGCGGGCATCGATCAGACCCGTCTGCACGAGGCGATCACTCTCATCATCCATGAGTACGACCAGTGCGCGGCCTCGGGTGTTACGGCAGAGGAGCTCACCCGTGCCAAAGACTATCTCACGGGGCGCGTGACGCTTTCACTCGAGGATACCGAAGAGCGTGCGCACTTCTACGGCAAGCAGCAACTCCTGTATCCCAAGGTGCGCGATCTGCCGCAGTACTTCGCCGAAATCGCCAAGGTCACGCAGGAGCAGGTGAATGCACTCGCCAAGCGGCTGCTCACGCACAAGGATCTTCGGCTCGTAGTGATTGGCCAGGAGGAGAATAAAGCCAAATTGGAGGAATTGATCGTGTGA
- a CDS encoding nucleoside-diphosphate kinase, translated as MAQRTLILLKPDAVTQKICGKVLTRFEDAGLTIRGMKMIHLKPELLREHYAHIADKPFFPEVEKFMGSVPVVALVLEGDKVVDRVREMLGVTDSRKAAPGTIRAEFGKDQMVNVAHASDSPESAEKEVSRFFSESELFAY; from the coding sequence ATGGCACAACGCACTCTCATCCTCCTCAAACCCGATGCCGTGACGCAGAAGATCTGCGGCAAGGTGCTCACACGTTTCGAAGATGCCGGTCTCACGATTCGCGGCATGAAGATGATCCATCTCAAGCCCGAGCTCCTGCGCGAGCACTACGCGCACATCGCAGATAAGCCGTTCTTCCCCGAGGTGGAGAAATTCATGGGTTCGGTTCCCGTGGTCGCCCTGGTGCTGGAAGGAGACAAAGTCGTGGATCGCGTGCGGGAAATGCTGGGCGTCACCGACAGCCGCAAGGCCGCCCCCGGAACCATCCGGGCTGAATTTGGCAAAGATCAAATGGTCAACGTGGCCCATGCATCCGACAGCCCGGAATCCGCCGAAAAAGAAGTGAGCCGTTTCTTCTCTGAGAGCGAGCTTTTTGCCTACTGA